The following are from one region of the Abiotrophia defectiva ATCC 49176 genome:
- a CDS encoding RluA family pseudouridine synthase, with protein MTAEEFQLKGQAGRLDKILTDLMPGESRSTIQKIIKDGLVKVDGHHQKANFKLKGDECLLVERRILIVEEDTLPEPEAMDLNIVYEDDDILVINKPAGLVVHPSKGHLQGTLVNGLLHYLNGNLSSGSDLYRPGIVHRIDKDTSGLLVVAKHNAAHQALADQLVNHDMRRSYRALVHGHVKAPQGTIEAPLQRDPANRLRWTVAKDGKYALTRFQVLESYENATLLDLELETGRTHQIRVHLEFIGHPLVGDPVYRKGLDHVKGSLVHDMSGQLLHAYALKLQHPRTGEWLEFKAPLPGHFEQVLSQLA; from the coding sequence ATGACAGCAGAGGAATTTCAATTAAAAGGGCAAGCGGGACGTCTGGATAAGATTTTAACCGACTTAATGCCTGGCGAAAGCCGCTCAACTATTCAAAAGATTATCAAAGACGGCCTTGTAAAGGTTGATGGTCACCATCAAAAAGCCAACTTTAAACTAAAGGGAGATGAATGCCTCCTCGTTGAGCGTCGAATCCTTATAGTAGAAGAAGATACCCTACCAGAGCCTGAGGCAATGGATCTCAATATTGTTTATGAAGACGACGATATCCTGGTCATTAATAAACCAGCAGGATTAGTCGTGCATCCTTCGAAAGGCCATCTACAGGGAACTCTGGTCAATGGCTTACTTCATTACTTGAACGGAAATCTGTCCAGCGGCTCGGATTTATACCGCCCTGGTATCGTACATCGGATTGATAAGGACACTTCTGGCCTCTTAGTAGTAGCTAAACATAATGCCGCTCACCAAGCCCTAGCAGACCAACTAGTCAATCATGATATGCGTCGCTCATATAGGGCACTCGTGCATGGCCACGTCAAAGCTCCGCAAGGTACTATTGAAGCCCCACTGCAACGAGATCCAGCCAACCGCTTGCGTTGGACGGTTGCCAAAGACGGGAAATATGCTTTAACTCGTTTTCAAGTCTTAGAAAGTTATGAGAATGCTACTTTATTAGACTTGGAGCTAGAGACAGGGCGGACTCACCAGATTCGTGTTCACCTAGAGTTTATTGGACATCCACTAGTTGGTGACCCTGTTTATCGCAAGGGGCTGGACCATGTCAAAGGGTCACTCGTCCATGATATGTCTGGCCAACTACTTCATGCCTATGCACTTAAATTACAACATCCTAGAACAGGTGAGTGGTTAGAATTTAAGGCGCCACTGCCAGGTCATTTTGAGCAAGTTTTAAGTCAGTTAGCTTGA
- a CDS encoding Cof-type HAD-IIB family hydrolase encodes MQAYLIAIDLDGTTLNNQSQLSPYTIQVLQKVRDMGHLVVIATGRPYRNSQQFYKALDPQAPILNLNGACAHYPGRPNWQARYEAEVPRELALKIMDQSRDLGVSLVCAEGPGYVFVSSYDIPDSPFFQVDPNDLTLMTPESLTFGPTSLSVFSTAETQEPIKKLLLKEYGHTVDIDTWGGTLPFLEVVQKGVNKAYGIDRLAKFYHIPNSHIMAFGDQHNDLSMIAYAGHGVAMANAIEPLKAIANDITTYTNDQDGLARYLVEFFQL; translated from the coding sequence ATGCAAGCCTATCTCATCGCCATTGATTTAGATGGCACAACCTTAAATAATCAATCACAATTAAGTCCCTATACCATTCAAGTCCTACAAAAAGTACGTGATATGGGGCACCTGGTCGTTATCGCCACTGGGAGACCTTACCGCAACAGTCAACAGTTTTACAAGGCGCTTGACCCTCAGGCGCCCATTCTTAACCTCAATGGAGCTTGTGCCCACTATCCTGGTCGTCCCAACTGGCAAGCACGCTATGAAGCGGAAGTCCCAAGAGAACTAGCACTCAAAATTATGGATCAAAGTCGTGACTTGGGTGTTTCCTTAGTCTGTGCTGAAGGACCTGGCTATGTATTTGTTTCTAGTTATGATATTCCGGATAGTCCCTTCTTCCAAGTTGATCCAAACGATCTAACCTTGATGACACCAGAGAGTCTGACCTTTGGCCCGACATCACTTAGCGTCTTTTCAACCGCTGAGACTCAAGAGCCAATTAAAAAACTACTATTAAAAGAATACGGTCATACGGTGGATATTGACACTTGGGGCGGCACCCTTCCCTTTTTGGAAGTTGTCCAAAAAGGAGTTAACAAAGCCTATGGGATTGATCGACTAGCTAAGTTCTACCATATTCCTAACTCTCATATTATGGCTTTTGGGGACCAACACAATGATTTGTCTATGATTGCTTATGCTGGCCATGGTGTAGCCATGGCAAACGCCATTGAACCTCTTAAGGCAATCGCTAACGATATAACGACTTACACCAATGACCAAGACGGCTTAGCCCGTTACTTGGTTGAATTCTTCCAATTATAA
- the lspA gene encoding signal peptidase II: MLVALVTIVGLIIADQGLKFWVVSNLAVGSQIKLIPGYFSLTYVQNRGASWGILPGAQGLFIAITVLAVTFFSYKIYKKQASSSWVNFAYGCLVGGALGNLIDRLVNGYVVDMLQTDFISFPIFNLADSALTIGVIILLLLAKEQDLSLF, translated from the coding sequence ATGTTAGTCGCATTGGTTACGATAGTTGGCCTTATAATTGCCGACCAGGGTCTGAAATTTTGGGTTGTTTCAAACCTTGCAGTAGGATCCCAAATTAAGCTTATTCCTGGATATTTCAGTCTAACCTACGTACAAAATAGGGGGGCATCTTGGGGCATCTTACCCGGAGCTCAAGGTCTCTTTATTGCTATTACAGTCTTAGCAGTTACTTTTTTCAGCTATAAAATTTATAAAAAACAAGCTAGCTCTTCCTGGGTCAATTTTGCCTATGGATGTCTAGTAGGCGGTGCATTAGGCAATCTGATTGATCGTCTTGTCAATGGCTATGTTGTTGATATGCTACAAACGGATTTTATCAGTTTCCCAATTTTCAATCTAGCGGATTCAGCCTTGACGATTGGTGTTATCATTTTACTTCTACTCGCAAAAGAGCAAGATTTGAGTTTATTTTAA
- a CDS encoding rhodanese-like domain-containing protein, with protein sequence MRELADLQAVEDFKAQNPEGLVIDVRSQADYEEGHMEGALHHPEETILTDLADRDKTLPIAVYCNRGVKSRRVAQSLEAAGFSNIYNYTPGLKG encoded by the coding sequence ATGCGTGAGTTAGCAGATTTACAAGCCGTTGAGGATTTCAAAGCACAAAATCCGGAGGGACTAGTCATTGATGTCCGGTCTCAAGCGGATTATGAAGAAGGTCATATGGAGGGAGCACTTCATCATCCTGAGGAAACTATCTTGACGGATTTAGCTGATAGAGATAAGACGTTGCCAATTGCGGTTTACTGTAACCGAGGTGTTAAGTCACGCCGTGTGGCACAAAGTCTCGAAGCAGCGGGCTTCAGCAATATTTACAACTATACACCTGGCTTAAAAGGTTAA
- a CDS encoding metal-sulfur cluster assembly factor, translating to MSQELTEKLQTQIQTALEEVIDPELGIDIVNLGLVYEVDLSEEGVCEVQMTLTTIGCPLADVIINDVKQALLKIDQIKEVKVELVWYPAWDPSRMSRYARIALGVKL from the coding sequence ATGAGTCAAGAACTAACAGAAAAACTACAGACCCAGATTCAAACCGCTTTGGAAGAAGTGATTGACCCAGAACTGGGAATTGATATCGTCAATCTTGGCTTGGTTTATGAAGTCGATTTAAGCGAAGAAGGGGTCTGTGAAGTTCAGATGACTTTGACCACAATTGGTTGTCCTTTAGCAGATGTTATCATCAATGATGTCAAACAGGCTTTGCTTAAGATTGACCAAATTAAAGAAGTTAAGGTTGAGTTGGTTTGGTATCCAGCTTGGGACCCAAGTCGCATGAGTCGCTATGCCCGTATCGCCTTAGGCGTTAAATTATAG
- a CDS encoding Cna B-type domain-containing protein — protein sequence MKENVKWAKLFAILMLIFSVLSGPLEAFAQDVSSAPDVEELVSSSVNSSSNDDANENASSESGEEASFPQAQALNTNINGTPKALHNAVRSAIVWDYNNAREATKDEDGNYVLREGSLFGFEMQFDLADYDYNLNNGDYFEYEIPAPLTVLAGSFDLIDGPTGIAVGVAEVTSNGPGQGGSVHISIQNLEKYLEAKKADTAYGVRGSFFVQFKSDTIKTPVTIRLKDKGSAAGVNIVLKVNPRGPVTDNGPYLSGENFNKLWGVMIEDPWESVALGTTGNYVHPWRVRLNASLGKYNKYVVYDEISQGSGDMQFIPESFRLLSGKKINQNWGLDDGYELEEGSDYSISFSDNYTKFKMTIFNPSGKPFILDYKTTAPGDGSTVGNVISVQGDDKPLPNNAVNNSTKEEVRRRSSLTEGGAIQLNVAYRIVINKVDAETKKPLAGAVFKVTDPDGNEFRLAPTGTDGSTISDKIKDSLAEKGTFKIQEETAPAGYELSNDVTEVTVTETGVIRTIENKKRSTGFKATKVWVGDQDASKRPSVKFQLKRDGANYGDVKDVPKAGGVVTWSNLPYYQDGKTDPSVYTVEETGVEGTGYEVAYSDQTATSATVTNTYRNTEFKATKVWAGDQDASKRPAVKFQLKRDGVNYGDAKDVPQAGGEVSWSNLPYYQDGKNEPSVYTVEETGVEGTGYEVAYSDQTATSATVTNTYRNTEFKATKVWAGDQDASKRPAVKFQLKRDGANYGDAKDVPQAGGEVSWSNLPYYQDGKTDPSVYTVEETGVEGTGYEVAYSDQTATSATVTNTYRTTEFKVTKVWAGDQDASKRPSVKFQLKRDGANYGEAKDVPKEGGLVTWTNLPYYQDGKTEASVYTVEELTETPNGYEVTYTSDANGSVTVTNTFKTTGFVASKVWKGDKDSSVRPQAQFQLYRDGVAYGQPQAVPTVDGQVAWTNLPYYQEGKNEASVYTVQEVQAVDSPYAATYADQTASTVTVTNTLQNKTTNFTVNKQWRGFGADMKRPNAKFQLKRDGQAYGELRDVPKEDGQVVWTDLPLYQDGTTTPSVYTVDELDPSNEGGYEWKVEDLTATSAKIINYNTANEKPPTPPTPSGKRELPKTGEQDTILTGLAGLSLLLAATYVISPVRRRN from the coding sequence ATGAAGGAAAATGTTAAATGGGCAAAACTGTTTGCCATCTTAATGCTCATCTTCAGTGTTTTATCAGGCCCGTTAGAGGCTTTTGCTCAGGATGTCAGTAGCGCACCCGATGTCGAGGAGCTTGTCTCTTCGTCTGTAAATTCGTCGTCAAATGATGATGCAAATGAAAATGCTTCATCAGAATCTGGAGAGGAAGCAAGCTTCCCCCAAGCACAAGCGCTTAATACTAATATCAACGGCACACCTAAAGCCTTACACAATGCAGTTAGAAGTGCCATTGTTTGGGACTATAACAATGCTCGTGAAGCAACTAAGGATGAAGACGGTAACTACGTCTTAAGAGAAGGGTCGCTCTTCGGTTTTGAAATGCAGTTTGACCTAGCAGACTATGATTATAACTTGAACAATGGGGATTACTTTGAGTATGAAATTCCAGCACCTCTAACAGTTCTAGCAGGGAGTTTTGACTTGATTGATGGTCCGACTGGCATTGCAGTTGGTGTTGCGGAAGTTACTTCTAACGGCCCTGGTCAAGGTGGTTCAGTTCATATCAGCATTCAAAACTTAGAAAAATACCTTGAAGCTAAAAAAGCGGATACTGCTTATGGTGTACGGGGAAGTTTCTTTGTACAGTTTAAATCTGATACAATTAAAACTCCAGTTACTATTCGCCTTAAAGATAAAGGTTCCGCTGCAGGCGTAAATATCGTGTTAAAAGTAAATCCGCGTGGCCCAGTCACTGACAACGGCCCTTACCTAAGCGGTGAGAACTTTAACAAGTTATGGGGGGTTATGATTGAAGACCCTTGGGAATCTGTTGCTCTGGGCACTACAGGTAATTATGTTCACCCTTGGCGTGTTCGTCTTAACGCAAGCCTAGGCAAATATAATAAATATGTTGTTTATGATGAAATTTCCCAGGGTAGTGGGGACATGCAGTTTATCCCTGAAAGCTTCCGTCTCTTGTCGGGTAAAAAGATTAATCAGAACTGGGGTTTAGATGATGGTTATGAATTAGAAGAAGGTAGTGACTACTCTATTAGCTTCAGTGATAACTACACTAAGTTCAAAATGACTATCTTCAACCCATCTGGTAAACCTTTCATTTTGGACTATAAAACAACCGCTCCTGGGGATGGGAGTACCGTTGGGAACGTGATTTCTGTTCAAGGTGATGATAAACCCCTCCCTAATAACGCAGTAAACAATAGCACGAAAGAGGAAGTTCGTCGTCGTAGCAGTTTGACGGAAGGCGGGGCTATTCAATTGAATGTTGCCTACCGTATTGTGATTAATAAGGTAGATGCTGAAACTAAGAAGCCTTTAGCGGGCGCTGTCTTTAAAGTAACTGACCCTGATGGGAATGAATTCCGCTTAGCGCCTACTGGTACGGATGGTTCAACCATTTCTGATAAAATTAAAGATTCTTTAGCTGAAAAAGGGACCTTCAAAATTCAAGAAGAGACAGCTCCAGCAGGTTACGAGTTATCCAATGATGTGACTGAAGTAACCGTAACTGAAACAGGCGTAATCCGTACAATTGAGAACAAAAAACGTTCTACAGGGTTTAAGGCTACTAAGGTATGGGTAGGTGACCAAGATGCTTCTAAGCGTCCGTCTGTCAAATTCCAACTTAAGCGTGATGGCGCTAACTATGGCGATGTTAAAGATGTGCCAAAAGCCGGTGGGGTCGTAACTTGGTCTAACTTACCATACTATCAAGATGGTAAGACCGATCCATCTGTCTACACGGTTGAAGAAACTGGCGTAGAAGGTACTGGCTATGAAGTAGCTTATAGTGATCAGACCGCTACAAGTGCAACTGTAACCAACACTTACCGTAACACTGAATTTAAAGCGACCAAAGTTTGGGCTGGCGACCAAGATGCAAGTAAGCGTCCGGCTGTTAAGTTCCAACTCAAACGTGATGGTGTTAACTATGGTGATGCCAAAGACGTTCCTCAAGCAGGCGGGGAAGTAAGCTGGTCTAACTTGCCATATTACCAAGATGGCAAGAATGAGCCTTCTGTCTACACGGTTGAAGAAACTGGCGTAGAAGGTACTGGCTATGAAGTAGCTTATAGTGATCAGACCGCTACAAGTGCAACTGTAACCAACACTTACCGTAACACTGAATTTAAAGCGACCAAAGTTTGGGCTGGCGACCAAGATGCAAGCAAGCGTCCGGCTGTTAAGTTCCAACTTAAGCGTGATGGTGCTAACTATGGCGATGCCAAAGACGTACCTCAAGCAGGCGGGGAAGTAAGCTGGTCTAACTTGCCATACTACCAAGATGGTAAGACTGACCCATCTGTTTACACAGTAGAAGAAACTGGCGTAGAAGGTACTGGCTATGAAGTAGCTTATAGCGATCAAACCGCAACAAGCGCTACTGTAACCAATACTTATCGTACTACCGAGTTCAAAGTAACCAAGGTATGGGCTGGCGATCAAGATGCAAGTAAGCGTCCGTCTGTCAAGTTCCAACTCAAACGTGATGGTGCTAACTATGGTGAAGCTAAGGATGTACCAAAAGAAGGCGGTTTAGTGACTTGGACTAACTTACCATACTACCAAGATGGTAAGACTGAGGCTTCTGTTTACACTGTAGAAGAATTAACTGAAACACCAAATGGCTATGAAGTTACCTACACTTCTGATGCTAATGGTAGTGTGACTGTAACTAACACCTTCAAGACAACCGGTTTTGTTGCAAGTAAAGTTTGGAAAGGCGATAAAGATTCTTCAGTTCGCCCTCAAGCTCAATTCCAACTCTACCGTGATGGGGTAGCTTATGGCCAACCGCAAGCTGTTCCAACAGTTGATGGTCAAGTTGCTTGGACTAACTTACCTTACTACCAAGAAGGTAAGAATGAAGCAAGTGTCTACACTGTTCAAGAAGTACAAGCAGTGGATTCTCCGTATGCAGCGACCTATGCTGATCAAACAGCAAGTACTGTGACTGTAACTAACACACTTCAAAACAAAACAACCAACTTTACCGTTAACAAGCAATGGCGTGGGTTTGGTGCTGATATGAAGCGTCCAAATGCTAAGTTCCAATTAAAACGTGACGGCCAAGCTTATGGTGAACTTCGTGATGTGCCAAAAGAAGACGGTCAAGTTGTTTGGACTGATTTACCACTCTATCAAGATGGGACTACTACACCAAGTGTCTACACTGTTGATGAGTTAGATCCATCTAATGAAGGCGGATATGAATGGAAGGTTGAGGATCTTACTGCCACTTCAGCTAAGATTATTAACTATAACACTGCCAATGAGAAACCTCCAACCCCACCAACTCCTTCTGGTAAGCGTGAATTACCTAAGACTGGTGAACAAGATACAATTTTAACTGGCTTGGCTGGCTTAAGTCTCTTATTAGCAGCGACTTATGTCATCTCTCCAGTACGTCGTCGTAACTAA
- a CDS encoding DUF2786 domain-containing protein, whose product MNPNDKILDKIRNLLELAEDGNQDEESQTALLMAQKLMLKHKISQHELDAATSLDVIVTRSLSVYKTLFWWEKLLARTIADNFRIMLYVQSTRLPHQSKTQRKIVYMGYQSDVDLAYHVFQLATKAMKYHAGQHLKLVSQDLTSSQKQSQRRAYYQGFMDGLAAKYERQRQVMVAEEAGYSLVIQVPEEVREAFRAQVQGHIVFKQPHVTEEGLAYESGYQQAKSMSLEAAQLDCGDN is encoded by the coding sequence ATGAATCCAAATGATAAAATCTTGGATAAAATCCGTAATTTGCTTGAGCTAGCAGAGGATGGTAACCAGGATGAGGAGAGCCAGACAGCTCTCTTGATGGCACAAAAACTCATGCTTAAGCATAAAATATCCCAGCATGAGCTAGATGCGGCCACTAGTCTAGATGTCATTGTCACACGTTCCTTATCTGTGTACAAAACCCTCTTTTGGTGGGAGAAGCTATTGGCACGAACTATTGCAGATAATTTTCGCATTATGCTCTATGTGCAGAGCACGCGATTGCCTCATCAATCAAAAACTCAGCGCAAGATCGTCTATATGGGATATCAGTCAGACGTGGATTTAGCCTATCATGTCTTTCAACTAGCGACTAAGGCCATGAAGTATCATGCTGGACAACACCTTAAATTAGTTAGCCAAGATTTGACCTCCTCCCAGAAGCAAAGCCAACGTCGAGCCTATTATCAAGGTTTTATGGATGGCTTAGCAGCAAAATATGAGCGTCAGCGTCAAGTTATGGTAGCGGAAGAAGCGGGCTATTCCTTGGTAATTCAAGTTCCTGAAGAGGTAAGAGAGGCTTTCCGCGCTCAGGTTCAGGGGCATATTGTCTTTAAGCAACCTCATGTCACTGAAGAGGGCTTGGCCTATGAGAGTGGCTATCAACAAGCTAAATCAATGAGTCTTGAGGCTGCTCAGCTAGATTGCGGAGATAATTAG